The nucleotide sequence TTTCTTGGAAGTGAGAGGTGCTCCATAGAGGAGAACTATGTTCTCCAGAAGCTGGCTAGAGCTTTAGGCACCAACAACCTTGACTACGTTTGTAGAATGTGTCAGTCAACGGCCGTTGCTGGCAAGGGAATGCTTCTTGGGCATCCTGGTCTTACGAATCCATTCGAGGACATCCTTAAAGCCAAGGTTATCGTTCTCTGGGGATATAATCCAGCCGCAACTAATCCAGTCTTCTTTGGCCAATACATTGAGAAGGCAATTCTCGACAACAATGCCACTCTCATTGTCGTTGACCCAAGGAAAACGAAGACCGCCAAGTACGCGGATATACACCTGCAGCCATATCCTGGAACCGACCTTGCCATTGCCTTGGCTATGCTCAATGTCATAATCACTGAGGAGCTTTATGACAAGGACTTCGTGGCGGAGCGCGTAGAAGGCCTTGAGGAGCTTGCCAAGACCGTTGAGAAATACACTCCAGAATGGGCCGAGAAAGTCAGCGGTGTTCCGGCTGAACTCATAAGGAAGGCCGCAATCATCTTTGCAACGGCTGGAACTGCCGCCTTGCTGACGAACGAGGGTGTTAACCAGCACGCCAACGGAACAAGAACAGTTATGGCCCTCACCGAGATGATGGTTCTCTGTGGCTACTTCGGAAAGGAGGGAGTTATGTCTGGAGCCATACCAGGTGCCCACAACGGTATGGGCGCTGGACTCATGGGTGTAGAACCAGATGCACTGCCAGGAAAGTTCCCACTTCACGCTGAAGAGCACAGGAGGAGAATTGAGGAAGTGTGGGGCTTCAAGATTCCGGAGAAGCCTGGAATAACTTACGTCGAGATGATTGACGCAATCCTTGAGGGTAAGCTCAAGGCTCTCTACGTTATGGGAACTAACCCAGCAAAGTCCCTCCCGAACCTAAAGAAGGTTGAAGAAGCGTTTAAGAATATCGAGTTCCTCGTTGTCCAGGACATCTTCCTCACTGAAACCGCGAGATACGCTGACATAGTCCTCCCAGCGGCTGCATGGTTTGAGAAAGATGGAACTGCTGTAAGCTTCGAGAGGAGGGTTCAGAGGAGCTTTAAGGCTGCTGATGCGCCAGGAGATGCTAAGCCAGATTGGGAGATTATCGTAATGCTCGCGAAGGAGCTTGGACTTGGGGAGTACTTCAACTACTCCGATGTGGACGATATACTGAGGGAGATAAACAGAACTATTCCATTCCTCACTGGTGCCACACCAGAGAGACTCAAAAAGAACCTTAAAGGCTGTATGACACCGTGTCCAGACGAGAGCACCGAAACACCGAGACTCTTTGTCCAAGGCTTCCTGACACCAAACGGAAAGGCCCAGCTCATTCCTGTGGAGTATAAAGAGCCTGGTGAAGTTCCCGATGAGGACTACCCATTCTGGCTCACCAACTACAGGTTTGTTGGTCAGTTCCACACTGGAACCATGAGCCACAGGAGCAAGAGCCTGAGCAAGAGATGGCCGGAGGAGTACATTGAGATCAACGAGAACGACGCGAAGAGGCTTGGCATAAAGGACGGCGACCTCGTGAAGGTCGAGACCAGAAGAGCAGCACTGGTTCTCAAGGCTAAGGTCACGCCGCACATTAGGGAGGGTGTCGTCGCTGTTCCATGGCACTGGAACTTCAACTACCTGACCACGGATGTCCTCGACGAATACGCCAAGATGCCCGAGCTGAAGACAGCTGCTTGTAGAATTTCTAAGGTTGAGGGGTGATTTAAATGAGCAAGAAGATATTTATCGATTTTAAGCGCTGTATCGCCTGTAAGGCCTGTGAAGTTGCCTGTGAAATGGAGCATGGAGAAGCTAGGATTAGAGTTTTTGAGTTTCCCGACTTGACCAGTGTCGCCTTCAACTGTCGCCACTGTGAAAAAGCCCCGTGTATGGAAGTCTGTCCTGTCAACGCGCTCTCCAAGGACGAAGATGGTGCAGTTATTCTCGATCCTCTCAAGTGTATCGGCTGTCTCATGTGCGGTCTGGCCTGTCCATTCGGCATTCCAAAGATAGACGAGTACAACAAGATAATGGATAAGTGCGACCTCTGTGCCCACAGGAGAGCGGAAGGCAAGCTTCCTGCCTGTGTCTCAGCGTGTCCAACTGAGGCCCTCAAGTACGGCGACATAAACGACGTTCTCTGGGCTAGAGAAGAAAGAATAGTAGCCGAGCTTAAGGATATCGGCGACAGAACTAATGTCCTTGAAGCGTACATCATCAGGTGATGGGGGTGCAGAGATGGACGCTTTTCCCTTCCTCGTATCTTTTTTAATTCCTCTGCTCTTTGGTCCCATCCTGTTTAAATTAGACGGTAGAAAAGCTGATGTGTTCATGCTCAT is from Thermococcus paralvinellae and encodes:
- a CDS encoding 4Fe-4S dicluster domain-containing protein; this encodes MSKKIFIDFKRCIACKACEVACEMEHGEARIRVFEFPDLTSVAFNCRHCEKAPCMEVCPVNALSKDEDGAVILDPLKCIGCLMCGLACPFGIPKIDEYNKIMDKCDLCAHRRAEGKLPACVSACPTEALKYGDINDVLWAREERIVAELKDIGDRTNVLEAYIIR
- the fdhF gene encoding formate dehydrogenase subunit alpha, coding for MAEKLVPVVCPWCSVGCRFYIVSVNGYPKKIEFDYEHDTRNHGKLCPKGVSSFQYLRHPDRLKKPLKRVGERGEGKFVEISWEEAIREIAEKLKEIREKYGPEALAFLGSERCSIEENYVLQKLARALGTNNLDYVCRMCQSTAVAGKGMLLGHPGLTNPFEDILKAKVIVLWGYNPAATNPVFFGQYIEKAILDNNATLIVVDPRKTKTAKYADIHLQPYPGTDLAIALAMLNVIITEELYDKDFVAERVEGLEELAKTVEKYTPEWAEKVSGVPAELIRKAAIIFATAGTAALLTNEGVNQHANGTRTVMALTEMMVLCGYFGKEGVMSGAIPGAHNGMGAGLMGVEPDALPGKFPLHAEEHRRRIEEVWGFKIPEKPGITYVEMIDAILEGKLKALYVMGTNPAKSLPNLKKVEEAFKNIEFLVVQDIFLTETARYADIVLPAAAWFEKDGTAVSFERRVQRSFKAADAPGDAKPDWEIIVMLAKELGLGEYFNYSDVDDILREINRTIPFLTGATPERLKKNLKGCMTPCPDESTETPRLFVQGFLTPNGKAQLIPVEYKEPGEVPDEDYPFWLTNYRFVGQFHTGTMSHRSKSLSKRWPEEYIEINENDAKRLGIKDGDLVKVETRRAALVLKAKVTPHIREGVVAVPWHWNFNYLTTDVLDEYAKMPELKTAACRISKVEG